atccattcattgatagtggactcccccactcggcgcgaagtcatagttcacctcatccgatggtccacaatattaaccttcgcaactcgtataaatcaactagatgccaaggtacgttgcaccccccacattattcactggCACACATATTATTCAttgggtgatctctttatacgtctgcatcttcagtcggaatcacacgttgaggcaatgtttgcgCATCTCtagctccctcgtagttcatctgcggcatcacgaaccatcgACACACAACTGATACCTGGTGCGTAATGTCATACatgagtagatacaaaggaatgtgagatataggtttcaagcaaaatcaatgccgcatgataaggaatgaaagaggtgatattgttcctaaacttcatagcctctgagagataagtatagacgtctccgtaccgatccttcagactatactaagcttgctcatgactcgtgagacctaggcaacctagtgctctgataccaactgtcacaaccTGAAagtttccaccgacgggaccgtgatggcgcctaacatttcacttgctaggcaagccaacgttagaaaatcgttaaaccaattccttatttccattcagtaaataacaatgattaactaagatgaaatataagaggtgcagaattttataaaactgtattaattactaccacccggatctggagtcacgattcacgagcattctagaatttactacaagtaatagtctgaaagaaatacaattgtctgaatgaaagaaaacaacagtgacataaaaggtagacggggacttcaaggtctgtgaacaccgacagatctaccttgagtctccggacagcggaccaatagaaaaatctcgatcaacctaagccggtatcaaagtctgcacaaaaactgcagagtgcagtatcagtacaaccgaccccatatactggtaagtgtcgagcctaacctcagcgaagtagtgatgaggctaggacaagacacctacatataaGATCAACAagataatcatgctagtggcaacaacagtaaataaagaaataacgcagaaataatgggaagggaacatacattgcgggaatacaacataaagagtgagaataatgaaaagacagaattaaaccgaaaattcttaaacgaattgagcaattaaaacagcaaggaaaactgcacggcatcacctttcgtgctttaaacctctcataacatacacggcatcacccttcgtgctttaaacctctcataatatacacggcatcacccttcgtattttacactcttcctcacaatataaataatgcatgcgcggcatcacccttcgtgctttacactcttcctcaccatataaataaatcacgcacggcatcacccttcgtgctttacactcttcctcacaattcacagaatcaataacaacgaatAGAGAGatgtttcacaaagaaatcaatatttcatcaatgattactttcacaatttaacatatcaatctcgaatcaatattcacaattttatcaaccttggtggaaccggatacaagtctcccaacatttcaacaacaacaataagcatggataacaagatttaagactacaaatttgcaagaatggaatttcactcgcatgctatgactcgaccacaatgcATAGATGTttgtcacctcaactatacatcgtattcaacaataaAACACATAGAaattactcacacaatacctattccctcaagccaaagttagacacaacacttacctcaatttcgcaagccactcactgctcaagtaccactttccctttagaattcacctccaacccactcgtatctaatcataattagtttaatatcatcaattatcgctaaaggaatcaactttaatacataattacagttttcctaagttttcccaacaaaagtcaaaaactgaccccgagcccgcttgttcaaaacccgaggttcggaccaaaatccatttactctTTCATCCCCgatcccgaatatgtaattagttttggaatccgacctcaaattgggatctaaatccttcaatttccgaaattcctagtttctacccaaaacccctaattctaccatgaaaaccttagattttaggttgaaatcttgtaaaatatagtgaaagattaaaagaaaccagtttagaatcacttacctatgatttggggaagaaatggtctttggaaaatcacctcttgtgttttaggttttgaaaatttggaaaatgaattaaaatttccgtccaaaagtcattttgatcagctgcagatgtcacatttgcgacctgagcttcgcaaatgcgaaggagtcatcgcaaatatgaagcccttcacacttctgctgcattcgcaaatgcgaagataggttcgcaaatgcaaccttgaatcttcgcaaatacgactaaatgatcgcatttgcaatCACTGCCCTTCCctgactcccttcgcaaatgcgaaagaaaactcgcaaatgcgaaaactattggcccaacttctcttcgcatttgcgatgagacgctcgcaaatgcgaacctctgagaggtcgcaattgcgatgcctgatctcgcaaatgcgagatcagatgCCTGCAATAATATTAGATGCCCAACAGTGTTTTTCAATCCAAATCTCACTCtgtaacctatccgaaactcacccgagccctcggggctccaaaccaaacatgcacacaagtctaaaaaatataatacggacttactcgcgtgatcaaatctccaaaataacacctagaactacgaatttagcaccaaatcaaatgaagttctcaagaacactttaaaattcatatcttctcaactggacgtccgaatcacgtcaaatcaactccgtttctcaccaaatttcacagaaaagtcttatcataatgaacatgtaccgggctccggaaccagaatacggatCCGGCACTAACAATGTCAAACCTCAATCAATtcttgaaaataaataaattttagacttttaattttcatcaaaaattcataacttgagctagggacctccgaattcgattttgggcatacgcccatgtcccataattcgatacgaacccaccgggaccgtcgaaatatggatccgggcccgtttacaaaatatattgaccgaaatcaactaaaatcaacttttaaggtataaattcttattttcatcaatttttaacataaaagcttcccGGAAACCtaccggactgcgcacgcaaatcgagaagggtaaaatgagatttttaaggcttaagagcgcagatttgagttctaaaacataagatgaccttttaggtcatcaTAGAGAgatcacgggaaatcttgaggtaagtcacatgtgatcattgttagtcaattatattggattatcattgaatatttcgaatagattacatgtttttgaggtgaaattagaggatttgggcctagggatttgaaaatgagaatttgagatttgaaggtcaagttgatgtcggattttagtaaaaatgatatggttggactcgtggttgaatgggcgttcatatttcgtaactttcgtcggattctaatacgtgggccccacgggcaatttttgagtcaatttcgaattttattgaaaaatatagtattttcttatgaaattgattctctaatttttattgactgtatcgaattaattatgactagatacgagtcgatcggagtagaaaaatcgagaaaaagacattctacgtgattaaattggagcaagtcgaggtaagtgacttgtctaaccttgtgtgggaaaaattttccctaggattggtattaattgtaatgtgatgaaagtcgtgtacacgaggtgacgagtgtgtacacgggctaaatgtgaaggattatatttttaaattgtgtagatcattgttgcatattaattaaattattctaccttgttatattctccatcattgatttgatttatatactttaaatttgcttgacatttTCCTACTATTTGTTTTACCtctttagttggaacttggtttcttttattctgtgcattatttaaagttaattttttttaaattaaatattattaatatgaagtatttgacatttttgaatttggtattgaagcaacgtattaaagattttgaaatattattttgctgaattatttattcctgaatatttttgtaagattttcgtactcattgcgatggagtcgtgagctctttattgtggaaaaatattattgatgatttattttggcatgagccgtgagctctttattgtggaaaaatattgttgttgtattattttggcaagttaaattatttgagcacttcaGGTgcaaaattatgatatattgtgatattgatacgcatgggtagtataaggtctgggtattgaaacgtatgcggtgaaataagggtggcttgatacgcatggatagtagggggaactactagaagtcatgcggtatgataagcaTGGCTAAaccgcgggatgctatttcgggaaaaatattttctttaaaataaattgtgaaggctcccgcggtgagataagggaaatgagatattgtgaatttatttatgatttgagactacgaggcggtatctcgggagtgcccttgttgatattgattaatggccgtagttgcctttgattttgttgtgatttttcttaaagttgaaaaaaaaaaatctgttttgttccacgaggtattatttgccattatttgtgtaattaaattgtggcctactacttgattcatttccattgtcattttattttattatattgtgaaatattttaccatgccatttattattatttttcagtagggcctgacctgacctcgtcactactctaccgaggttaggcttggcacttactgggtaccgctgtggtgtatttatactacgcttctgcatatctttttgtgcagatccaggtacttcttaccagcccagacatcaagtgagtacctgtgcacggagacttcgaggtatatctgccagcgtccgcagactccggagtccccttctattcttgttatgttgcttccttattttcttagactctgttatatagagacattgaggataaattcttaaaagcttgtgacttatttctaccggattttgggagttgtaattatttgaattgtagtttatttatttaagatatttatgattattctgcattgataggcttacctactcttagagactaggtgtcatcatgacctCCTACACCAACAGagagaatttgggatcgtgaAAAACTCATGATTAATATCCTTCCTTTTACTATAGCGTAGCATCTTAATTATAAAAACTACGTCCGGACTACAAGAATAAATGCTTAAGCTCAGACATTTCCATCTGAGAATCAACAAAAAGGAAAAGTTATATGTTATCGAAGTAGTGATCTCTCTGTTTGGTATTTGAACGCACGATTAATTCTGATTCTCATAGTGTAAGATTTATTAAAGGAAAAGCGCTCTCTTCTCAGAATTTCCCCATTCTTCGTGCTCAAACTCGAGATCTCTTATCAGTAATAgtaattgttattattgtttttgATCACAGAAAAAGAAGTATTTTAAAACACTTTCTTTTATAACTTAAAATATAACACATTtaaaattggaaaaaaataatGAATTAACTGGTTAGGCGTGATGTTACTATCACTTTGTCAATACTGACATGGGAAAAAGTAGTTGAATTTTCTCTAATTTATGCTTTTTTGATTGTGAACCATTGCTAAAATGTTATCCAGCtggaatataaatattttttttaaagtattctcCAATGTACTGTTCCCAATATTATAATTTATGTAACGTAATTTAATTTGGTGTGAAATTTACAATAACAACATACACAGTATTATCTCACACCGTAGGGTctagggaggatagtgtgtacgcggACCTTACCCCTACTTGGTGAGTATAGAGAGGTTATTTTCAAGAGACCCTCGGCTTATGAAAACATaaacaccacattaatgaaaatatagacaagaagggacaacaCCAAAAAaacatataaaagcagaataaaaacaataagatagtaaggtgatcaacaatgattTCGGtgcaaaatttaagaaaaaaataaaaaaattgaaacTTATGATTTTAAAcgtaccataatatttgtgtattTATAAAAGTTTTTATTAAAGTAAAAGtctaagttaaattattttcaaatggaAGGAGTAATTATTTCTAGAAGAAAAAGATATTTGTTGCCACCCCCAATAAATTGATATCAGAATGCTGTCCTATTCGACAAAAAATTgtttctttcttattggatcCACTGTGAACGAATCTTTACTAACCTAATCAAAATAACTGAAAAAGTGAAAGATAACGACATAAGCAATCACCCATTACTAGCCAATCATGCATGGGACAAACAAGTGGGACAGTTGCACTCCAAAATATATCTGCAAGAAATAGAAACTTATTAATATCTGTTCAGAATTCATATTACAGAGGAGAAGTGCCATAGCAAAAGAGGCTAAAGAGTAAAGTGTATTTTGCTTTGCTCTTAGCCTTTGTGATTCTGTGAAGGATGTCAAAGACTTCATTGAACCAACCCCTTCTCCCAAAAATTCACACTGATGGCAAATTGGCCGTTGATATTCCTAATACTGCCCACCAAGTTAGTAATGGTCTCTTTCTCTTTTACTCCATAATTCGTGAATTTTTGTTTCCAATTTCCATAAATAAAATCGTGACACACTTTCCTTTTTAGTACCATTTTCATAGATGTCGTATCATCATGCCCCATGTGATCGTGGTTTAGTGTAGAATTATCAAGTATTTTTCTGATGTTTATGAGGTACTAAAAGATTCTAGTTGCAgaatttgaattatttttcttgCAAATAAGTTGATTTTGTTGGCTAAACGTTGAATGTATTACTACTATTGTTATCTACATTCCCATTAAGATGTATTGAGTAGAGGAAAAGGCAGTGGTGGAGCTAGAAATTTtattaagaggtatcaaattataaAAAagtaataaaacaaaaaaaaaattgggaTTCAACGTACAGTATATGTATATAAAATTAAATTTTGAGCAAACTAAACAATGTAATTTTCTGGCTTTTCATTCACCTGTTGCGGAAACTGCAGATTCATGGTTTCAGGTGGGAATTGTTTTGGGCACTGGTGTCAACAGTGCTTTTGCTCTCGGGTATGCTGGAATAATCATGGTTCCTTTAGGTTGGGTTGGTGGTGTGGTTGGTCTAATTTTATCATCAGCTATATCGCTATATGCAAGTACGCTTATCGTTAAGCTCCACGAATACCGGGGAAAGAGGCATATCAGATATAGAGATCTTGCAGGATTCATATACGGTACGCGTTGTTGAAAATTTATCAAACACATAGTCAAGTTTGCATTTCAATTTCAGTTGATTTTTTCTCCTTTGTGACttatctggttttgattccattGGTCTTAAAATGGGATTTTGGCTACTACAGGACGGACAGCCTATTCGCTTGTTTGGGCATTACAGTATGCAAATCTTTTCTTGATAAATAGCGGATTTGTCATTTTGGGCGGACAGGCCTTAAAGGTAATTTGCTTTTGTAACTTTCCTGGTCCAGAAGGGGAGCCTCAGAGGAACGGTTAAGTTGTTTCCGTGTGTTCGAGCAGTGGAATCAGCCACTGATACTTGCATCAGGGTAGACTGCCTACATAATAACCCCTAGGGGTATGGCCCTTCCCTTGACCCTGCGTGAACATGGGATGCTTTGTGACCCGAGCTGCCATTTAACTTTCTTGGTCCAGTGAGGAAAAAACAAGGATAAATGAGTGGAAAGGAAAAGGAAATATGAAAAGAAAATGTGTTTTGTCAAGTATAAATGCAAGTTTCATTGCTTTGTTCTTCTTGCTTTATATGACACGAGCTTGAAGAAAGAAGTGAGGATTCATATCGCCGACCCAAACTTGCTTAGAACTAAGGCGAAGTTGTTGTTGTATAGAAATTCTCACTTTTTGATTCTATCTTTAAGCTTCATTGGTTTTCTGATGGGATGATTCCAATTACTTGATTGCAGGCTTTCTATATTCTCTTTAGGGATGATCATCAGATGAAACTGCCATACTTCATTGCGCTAGCTGGATTCGCCTGTGTCTTTTTTGCAATTGCTATACCCCATTTGTCAGCTTTAAGGGTTTGGCTGGGGTTTTCAACATTCTTCAGTCTAGTGTATGTTTGTATAGCGTTTGTGTTGTCTCTTAAAGACGGTATGCTTCTGCTTCCTTAATCTCTTGAGTCAAAACACATTAAAATTTTCAATGTACGCATACTGTTAAGTTAACTACAGCATTTTCGGAAATTTATTCCTTTCTGCTGTACCTTATTAATAAGTAAAATTGATCATATCTTAGTGTATGAAGATGTGGTTTGCCACTAGGATTCCCAATCCTGTCTTGTTTCATCCTTTCTAAATATCCTGAATTGCAGGTCTTGAGGCACCTCCTCGCGACTACAATATTCCAGGAACCAAAGTTAGTAGGATTTGGACAACAATTGGTGCTGCTGCAAACCTTGTTTTCGCATATAACACAGGAATGCTTCCAGAGATACAGGTAGCTGACCTAGAATTTTGATTACTTTATTTATGTATATGATTTTTTTTTGTCAACAGCCTGACTTATTATGAAGTCAAAGGTAGTGAATTTCTTGACATGAGttggttttttgcattttatggtaTGGCAATGTTTTGGTTGTCTATTGATTACCTTTGCTTCTTGAATCTAAACTTAGTACAACATTCCACTGAAGAGACTCTTTTTAAGTTATGATAGAAGAATGACAATTATTCTTAAGTCTTATCGTCGTCCTTACATACAGATACTTTGATCATCTTTTGAATTTGTTTTCTCCATTGTTTTTAATTCTCACAATCTCGCGTCTTTCTTGTAGGCTACTGTGAGAGAACCAGTTGTCAAGAACATGATTAAAGCCCTCAACTTTCAGTTCACTTTAGGCATTGTTCCAATGCATGCTGTTACTTATATTGGATATTGGGCTTATGGATCCAATGCATCTTCCTATTTGCTGAACAATGTCAGTGGTCCAGTTTGGTTGAAGGGAATCGCTAACATTGCTGCTTTCTTGCAAGCTATCATCGCGTTGCATGTAATTATCACTCTGCTCTTATTTTAGTGCGTTCAACTGAACTCATTGCTTTCAGCTCGATCCATAAATATATATGCAAAAAGTCTAtgcttgtgtatatatgtatatactaGAGTCATTCTGAatgaaggggagccttgacgtAACTGTAAAATTGTTTTCATGTGACCGGGAGgtgtggaaacaacctcttgcagaaatgcagggacTGCGTACAATAGAGTCTTGAGGTCAGGCCATTCCTCGAACCCCGCGTATAGCGGGAACTTAGTGCATCGGACTGCCCTTTTACTAGACTCATTCTAAACTCACTAACTATAAATCTAGATTTGTGTTTGCGCATATACCTGCTATATCTCTAATTGTGCTCTAGTACACTGAATGTTGATTCTATTTATGATTCTAGATATTTGCGAGTCCGACGTACGAGTTCTTGGACACAAGATATGGAACTAAAGGGAGTGCATTGGCTATTAAAAACTTGGGATTCAGAATTATTGTTAGAGGTGGTTATATAGCCATTACAACTTTCCTCTCTGCTCTATTGCCTTTTCTGGGAGATTTCATGAGTCTTACTGGGGCTATTAGTGTATTTCCACTCacatttattcttccaaatcatatGTACCTTGTTGCTAGGAGAAAGAAATTGTCATTATTACAGAAGAGTTGGCATTGGCTTAATATTTGTTTCTTTAGTTGTATAGCAGTTGCTGCATTTGTAGCTGCTTTGAAGCTCATTACAGTTGACTCTAAAACTTACCATGTCTTTGCtgatttataattttatttttcagtGTTCTCATCTTTGGGAATCATTTATATGTAAATGTAAATTATTCAGATAGAATAAAAGTCTTCTGAATTtatcattagaaaattttaaatATCTATATTGAGTACCATAATTTCACCCTGCATTGAATCTAAGATTTCAAGTTTCAAGCAAGTGAATAGTTGCATTCTTAAATTTCTCTACCTTTGAAAATTATCCAATACTAATACAATTGTAATTGTTATTCAATCATAATTTATTCTTCCTAAGAATTTTAAACTTTTCCAAAAAGATTATCCAAACGTCACCTAAAACTTTCAAGAAAGTAAGGGATAGACAGATGATTTATCTGCCTTCATGGGTTGTGAACCTTTCATGTACCAACTTATCTGCCGCCAAAGATACAAGATTTAAGGAAAAATATCACCGTCtggccgctgtaaaaataatagccgaaaaatatataaaatttatatattttttttttatatatatatacatattctgtatgttatatataaaaattatacaaattttatacactttttcggctaccagatataaatagtttctggcacGAGCTAAAAGTAATAATACTCCAAGATTTAACTGGAGTTTCACATGTAGTGAGTTTTAAATGTGCTGGAGTTTTACATGTAAATGTTTGAAACTCATCAAACTATATTGAAGTTTAATATCAAGGGGAGATTTTGAATTCCAATTCACTATAATAGAGTTTCACGTATAAAAGTTCGAATATTTGTCACACTATGTTGGATGAGAATTTTTGAACTCCAATATAGTATACTGGAGTTTTACTTGTAAAAGCTTTGGCTCCAACACACTATGCTCGACTTTTTTGTATTTTAATTAGAGGTAGTTttgttcaaattttaattttgcATTAAAAAGTGACTTTTTTTCAATTACATTAAATAGTGGCTAAATATTGAAAAGTAACTCTAAAACTGGCCATCTCACACCATTTGTACTACTTATAACGGACCTGACCTTCCTTAGGTGATTTACAAGAATGATTTACGAAGTGGACAATCTTGAACTTTTGATCCTGCTTACTCTATGGGCAAGCCTTcaagtttaaattttttttaccCACGGGTGAAACTTTTAACTATTGACCTTGAAAGTTTGTCCATTGAACAAGCAGGGGACAAATATGTAGAAATGACACCAGTTAGCCACTCTAAAAAGCTGATATTTAGGAATTAATCAGTGCGTCCTGAATTTCAATTTTTCAGTTTAATTTTTCGGGACAAAAATGCCTTGACTTGTCCTGATGTTAAGATTTTCAGTttaaaattttaggacaaaataaGTACTAGCTAATCTTTAAATTTCGTCCCTAAGAATGACTGTTTATGCACCCACCCGACAAAAATTCAAGACCGCCCCTTATGATGTCTATTCTTTGCAATTTTTTTGACCTTCTTTCTTCTCAATCCGGCCCAAATTATAGTCGAGCCCAAAGAATTATATAACTGGGCCTCAAGCCCATCCGGTGTTTACTAATTTACTAGCCCCGcccaataatataaataactctCCTCTACTGCACTCTAGGGTTTTAGCTTTAGATTTTTTGCCGGCATATTCGTCTGTTGTGCAACTCCCCAGTCGAAAATGGTGAAGGGACGCCAAGGAGAGCGTGTAAGGTATATATTGTCTCATTTTCAGCTACAATCTCCATCTCCTTTTCATAATATCCTCTGTAAAAATCACATTTTCACTTTCTCTTTACTTCTTTTTTCAATTCAGACTCTATGTTAGAGGAACCGTTCTTGGTTACAAAAGGTAAACTTAATTTTTCTCACTTTTTCCTTTAACTTATGTTTTTGTAATTAATTTTGGGCacgaataatttttttttttaatttttgattttAAGGTCGAAGTCGAATCAGTATCCAAGCACGTCATTGATTCAGATCGAGGGAGTAAACACTAAGGAGGAAGTTGATTGGTATTTAGGAAAGCGTATGGCTTATATTTACAAGGCCAAAACAAAGAAGAATAATTCACATTATCGTTGTATTTGGGGTAAAGTTTGTAGGCCACATGGTAACAGTGGTGTTGTTAGAGCTAAATTCAAGTCCAATCTGCCACCTAAATCCATGGTATATTTTGACCTCAGTGCTAATTTAATTGTGTtataattaaatttatttttggaaaattttgtaAATTTGTTTTGTTCAACTGTTGCAGGGAGCTAAGGTTAGAGTTTTCATGTACCCAAGCAACATATAAGGTActctattttttatttaaatctttTATTATGCTATGGTATGCAGTTATTAGTGTGCTACTTGTTTCTGCATTTTTCTGAATTGCCCTGCTATAGGATATAGATTAATGAATAAAGATTCATTTTGTTTGGTTTTATAATTGGTCTAAAAATTCGTAAgaattgattttttttgttttgcgTTAGCGTAAGATCGTCGGACAATTGCAGTATTATAACATTGAATACTTTTACCTGATAAAATGAAAGATCATTCATAACACCTTGTTGTCAAAGGCTCATTTAAGGCACGCTCAATCCCTCAAGCGCAGAAAAGCTCAGCCTTCCGTGTAAGGCAAGGCACTAATGCATACACCACATTCCCCTTGAGTTCCATCTTGAATCAAGAGGCACTAAACAACAAATATACTCGGCAAATAAGTGTATTGGTTGATAAGGAAAACATTATGAATAAGTTTGTTATTATTTTCTCgaattacatatatatttttattttttccttcgTTGCACCTTTTTTTTACTAAAGGGCACACTTTAGTTGAAAGCCCGAATAGACCTGCAACTCATTTTAGAgaattacatatatatttttattttttttccttcattGTGCCTTTTTTACTAAAGGGCACACTTTAGCTGCGCTTTGCGTTTAAAGCCCGAATAGACCTGCAACGCATTTTAGAGCTTTTTGTTTTTGACAACATTGCATTAACATGCCAAGCTGGCCTGAACAATTTGCTCAAAGTATGTGTGGCACTCAACTGCAGTTAACACATGATGCCAAGCATCTATACATGCTGGTATTTTTCTTACGCCCAAAAAGTGCGTGAAACAGAGATCTTCTTATACTTCTTTTGTTCTTATGGATCAATGTCCTGTTCTTTCATTCCAATGTTAATCAAAACACACAAAGAAGCACTTCTCTGTGGTGTATTTTTTCCTGCTTTAGGAAATATTTGTAACCTGTGTTTACCATTTGCATGCAAAAGTTATGAAAAACTAAGGCCCACAACATGTAAAATGATGGTTATGTCTCCTGTTCCAGGTTAATTATAGGGTCTTTATTGAAGGAGAGTCTTGGTGCAACTAgtaaagttgctgccatatgACCAAGAAGTCGGGGGTTCGAGCCGTGGATACAGTCTCTTGCAGAATTGCAGGTTAAGgctgcatacaatagacccttgtggtccggcccttccccggaccccgcgcatagcgagagcttagtgcaccgggctgcccttttttaatTGACTTTAGCTCCAACGGAAATTAGCTCCAACTTCCATCCTTTTGAGGAACACATTTCAATGAAGATATGTGCATAAGCTTTAAGCAGATAACTAATTGCAAACTTATGCTTGAGCAGCGGAGAAAGGGAAAGGGTGTTCTAACAGAGCCACGCAATTTGTCGTAGATATGACCTTAGATTTGCTTTGTGGCATCATCTTGGTATCACATGTAGCATTTAATCTGAGCGCGGGTAGAAGATGGATAATGATGCTATGATTATTAGATGTTCTAGCCTGTTCAAAATACCCTTATTATTGTTCCATCAGGTTATGTGGAATCGGTTTGTTGTTACCTTGATGTTGTGCTCTGTGAGTGTCATTTACAATTTCCTTCTT
This sequence is a window from Nicotiana tomentosiformis chromosome 5, ASM39032v3, whole genome shotgun sequence. Protein-coding genes within it:
- the LOC104085224 gene encoding proline transporter 2-like isoform X1 — translated: MSKTSLNQPLLPKIHTDGKLAVDIPNTAHQVSNDSWFQVGIVLGTGVNSAFALGYAGIIMVPLGWVGGVVGLILSSAISLYASTLIVKLHEYRGKRHIRYRDLAGFIYGRTAYSLVWALQYANLFLINSGFVILGGQALKAFYILFRDDHQMKLPYFIALAGFACVFFAIAIPHLSALRVWLGFSTFFSLVYVCIAFVLSLKDGLEAPPRDYNIPGTKVSRIWTTIGAAANLVFAYNTGMLPEIQATVREPVVKNMIKALNFQFTLGIVPMHAVTYIGYWAYGSNASSYLLNNVSGPVWLKGIANIAAFLQAIIALHIFASPTYEFLDTRYGTKGSALAIKNLGFRIIVRGGYIAITTFLSALLPFLGDFMSLTGAISVFPLTFILPNHMYLVARRKKLSLLQKSWHWLNICFFSCIAVAAFVAALKLITVDSKTYHVFADL
- the LOC104085224 gene encoding proline transporter 2-like isoform X2; the protein is MVPLGWVGGVVGLILSSAISLYASTLIVKLHEYRGKRHIRYRDLAGFIYGRTAYSLVWALQYANLFLINSGFVILGGQALKAFYILFRDDHQMKLPYFIALAGFACVFFAIAIPHLSALRVWLGFSTFFSLVYVCIAFVLSLKDGLEAPPRDYNIPGTKVSRIWTTIGAAANLVFAYNTGMLPEIQATVREPVVKNMIKALNFQFTLGIVPMHAVTYIGYWAYGSNASSYLLNNVSGPVWLKGIANIAAFLQAIIALHIFASPTYEFLDTRYGTKGSALAIKNLGFRIIVRGGYIAITTFLSALLPFLGDFMSLTGAISVFPLTFILPNHMYLVARRKKLSLLQKSWHWLNICFFSCIAVAAFVAALKLITVDSKTYHVFADL
- the LOC104085223 gene encoding large ribosomal subunit protein eL33y-like; the protein is MVKGRQGERVRLYVRGTVLGYKRSKSNQYPSTSLIQIEGVNTKEEVDWYLGKRMAYIYKAKTKKNNSHYRCIWGKVCRPHGNSGVVRAKFKSNLPPKSMGAKVRVFMYPSNI